A genomic window from Pseudoalteromonas piratica includes:
- a CDS encoding glycosyl hydrolase family 18 protein has product MIKKLSLAVAAALCSGQAFAAPSAPSISWEDQKYSFVDVNIDGQGSYKSLVTRKDVVDIAIKWNSWSGDGGDGYKVKFDGVVVNEGSLPAGTKSGTITFPYTKSGRHQMTVELCEGTTCAASAPKAIVIADTDGGHLDPLPMNVDPNNGNYGTSPDTVVGAYFVEWGIYGRDFDVTKVPGQNLTHILYGFIPICGANESLKEIENGNSWRALQKACADSQDYEVVIHDPWAAIQKSLPGVDAKDPIRGTYSQLMALKQRYPDLKILPSVGGWTLSDPFHAFTEKANRDVFVASMKEFLKTWKFYDGVDIDWEFPGGGGPNPNLGDPAKDGQAYIDLMKELRAMLDELEAEVGKPYQLTSAIGMGYDKIEDVNYPQAAQYMDYIFAMTYDFYGGWNNVTGHQTALYCGSHMSVGECDGTGLDDKGEPRKGPAYTADNGIQLLLQQGVEPGKIVLGTAMYGRGWEGVYPANASDGTNPMTAPGNGKLTGTSAQGVWEAGVIDYKGIKAHMIGAAETGINGFEVGYDEVAEGAYVWNKSTGKLITYDSPRSVKAKGQYARNLGLAGLFAWEIDADNGDILNAMHEGLGVVGGNTKPVVSVPGVTTVKSGESVVLSATASDRDNDPLTYSWTGDAALTLSGVNTDTVSIAAPTVTQDTDYTVTVAVSDGTDTVTKSAIIRVVSDVVVINEPPVVSPIANVTVEEGKSVAVSVSASDADGDTLSYSWNVPTGLTLSGSGANASLTAGEVTADTNYTVSVTVSDGTDDVTESFTVTVTNVDAGGTTTWNADAIYTGGDTVLYNGVEYKAKWWTQGDRPDLGGPWEEVIPNDGQVRAWRADLVYNAGDKVTHNNETYTAKWWTKGEEPGVAAVWAK; this is encoded by the coding sequence ATGATTAAAAAGTTATCTCTAGCAGTCGCAGCTGCGCTTTGTTCAGGACAAGCATTTGCGGCACCTTCAGCCCCTAGCATTAGCTGGGAAGATCAAAAATATTCGTTTGTTGATGTCAATATTGACGGACAAGGCTCATACAAGTCGCTTGTTACCCGCAAAGATGTGGTTGATATTGCGATTAAATGGAATTCGTGGAGCGGTGATGGTGGTGATGGCTACAAAGTTAAATTTGATGGTGTTGTCGTAAACGAAGGCAGTCTGCCTGCGGGTACTAAGTCGGGCACTATTACTTTCCCTTACACTAAATCGGGTCGTCATCAAATGACAGTAGAGTTATGTGAAGGCACTACCTGTGCTGCAAGCGCACCAAAAGCAATTGTGATTGCAGACACAGACGGTGGTCACTTAGATCCATTACCAATGAATGTTGATCCAAATAACGGCAACTACGGCACATCGCCAGATACAGTAGTCGGCGCGTATTTTGTAGAGTGGGGCATTTACGGCCGTGACTTTGATGTAACCAAAGTGCCAGGCCAAAACTTAACGCATATCTTGTATGGCTTCATTCCAATTTGTGGCGCGAACGAGTCACTGAAAGAAATTGAAAACGGCAATAGCTGGCGTGCGTTACAAAAAGCCTGTGCAGATTCACAAGATTATGAAGTAGTTATTCACGACCCATGGGCGGCAATTCAAAAGTCACTGCCAGGTGTTGATGCAAAAGATCCAATTCGTGGGACCTATTCGCAATTAATGGCGCTTAAACAGCGTTACCCAGATTTAAAAATCTTACCGTCGGTAGGTGGCTGGACATTGTCTGACCCATTCCATGCCTTCACAGAAAAAGCAAACCGCGATGTGTTTGTGGCGTCGATGAAAGAGTTCTTAAAAACATGGAAATTCTACGATGGTGTGGATATTGACTGGGAATTCCCAGGTGGTGGCGGCCCTAATCCAAACTTAGGCGACCCAGCAAAAGATGGCCAAGCTTACATTGATTTGATGAAAGAGCTGCGCGCCATGCTTGATGAGCTAGAAGCTGAAGTGGGTAAACCGTACCAGTTAACCTCAGCAATCGGCATGGGCTATGACAAAATTGAAGACGTAAACTACCCGCAAGCGGCGCAGTATATGGATTACATCTTTGCCATGACTTACGATTTCTATGGTGGTTGGAACAATGTAACAGGTCACCAAACTGCGCTTTATTGTGGCAGTCATATGAGTGTTGGTGAGTGTGATGGCACAGGCCTTGATGATAAAGGCGAGCCGCGCAAAGGCCCAGCTTACACCGCAGATAACGGCATTCAGTTGTTACTGCAACAAGGTGTAGAGCCAGGCAAAATTGTACTGGGTACAGCTATGTATGGCCGTGGTTGGGAAGGTGTATACCCAGCAAACGCAAGCGATGGCACTAACCCAATGACTGCACCGGGTAACGGCAAGCTAACTGGTACTTCAGCACAAGGTGTGTGGGAAGCAGGTGTAATTGATTATAAAGGCATTAAAGCCCATATGATTGGCGCGGCTGAAACTGGTATCAACGGTTTTGAAGTTGGCTACGATGAAGTGGCTGAAGGCGCTTATGTTTGGAATAAATCAACAGGTAAATTAATTACTTACGATAGCCCGCGCTCAGTAAAAGCAAAAGGCCAATATGCACGTAATTTAGGCCTTGCAGGTTTATTTGCGTGGGAAATTGACGCAGATAACGGCGATATTTTAAATGCAATGCACGAAGGCTTAGGCGTTGTAGGTGGCAATACTAAACCTGTGGTATCAGTACCAGGTGTAACGACAGTTAAATCAGGTGAAAGTGTTGTACTTTCAGCAACGGCAAGTGACCGCGATAACGACCCACTAACGTACAGCTGGACAGGTGATGCAGCCTTAACACTTTCTGGTGTTAATACAGATACAGTATCAATTGCTGCACCAACGGTAACGCAAGATACTGATTACACAGTAACCGTTGCTGTATCAGACGGTACTGACACAGTGACTAAATCAGCGATTATTCGTGTGGTTTCAGATGTTGTCGTGATTAATGAACCGCCTGTGGTTTCGCCAATCGCTAACGTAACCGTGGAAGAAGGTAAATCGGTAGCGGTAAGCGTGTCGGCAAGCGATGCTGACGGCGATACACTGAGCTATAGCTGGAATGTACCAACTGGTTTAACACTTTCAGGCAGTGGCGCAAATGCATCACTTACTGCGGGTGAAGTAACAGCAGATACCAACTACACAGTGTCTGTTACTGTGTCGGATGGTACTGATGACGTTACAGAAAGCTTTACGGTAACAGTTACAAATGTTGATGCGGGTGGCACTACAACTTGGAATGCCGATGCAATCTACACAGGTGGCGATACTGTGCTTTACAACGGTGTTGAATACAAAGCGAAGTGGTGGACACAAGGTGACCGCCCAGATCTTGGCGGCCCGTGGGAAGAAGTGATCCCAAATGATGGTCAAGTTCGTGCGTGGCGTGCTGATCTTGTTTACAA
- a CDS encoding lytic polysaccharide monooxygenase: MNTKFNLSVLSGSVVLACATASLNVSAHGYMDSPKARQAFCQAQGGYWWPADGSNIPNLACRAAFLESGHVQFIQEHEFAVNTPDYLNQAAVEANVPNGTLCAAGSAEKRGMDLPSPHWQKTVVTPNANGDIQIRYRATTPHNPSFWQFYLTKPGFNPATDTLTWQNIELIQSHDNIEFVKDPDGKRYYEMSVAIPADRSGDAVLYSRWQRVDVVGEGFYNCSDIVIERDTVTPTDWFALGYFVRQGQNAVAGDSVHVRLFDATGNEVVNQLFAVTAENQVNWQSKLAEKLNLDYASEMQVGVKNSTGEIVFDDANLASNQVFATSSDHSFALSVISAPENTAPQVHQVSPVSMDEGTETLVHVHAFDDENDPLTYQFTVPSEFTYSVDGPNLTLVAPSVTAAKNFTVNVTVSDGKLSTPASFTVTVNDVVVNPDVPAWDANKAYNAGEKASYQGKIYKAKWWVKGETPDTSNAWELETPSQGDAWQVGKAYSAGDTVTHNSQKYQARWWTQGEEPGTASVWQQL, translated from the coding sequence ATGAATACTAAATTTAATTTAAGTGTTTTGTCTGGCTCGGTGGTTTTAGCGTGTGCAACGGCATCATTAAATGTCAGCGCTCATGGCTACATGGATAGCCCTAAAGCACGTCAGGCATTTTGCCAAGCGCAAGGTGGTTATTGGTGGCCAGCTGATGGCAGCAATATTCCAAATTTGGCATGTCGTGCGGCATTTTTAGAATCAGGTCATGTGCAGTTTATTCAAGAGCATGAATTTGCAGTCAATACACCCGATTACCTAAACCAAGCTGCGGTTGAAGCCAATGTGCCAAATGGCACTTTATGTGCGGCGGGCAGTGCAGAAAAACGCGGTATGGATTTACCGTCACCCCATTGGCAAAAAACCGTGGTTACGCCAAATGCTAATGGTGATATTCAAATTCGTTACCGTGCCACAACGCCACATAACCCGAGCTTTTGGCAGTTTTATTTAACCAAGCCAGGCTTTAACCCAGCAACCGATACCCTCACTTGGCAAAATATTGAGCTTATTCAAAGCCACGACAATATTGAGTTTGTGAAAGACCCAGATGGCAAACGTTATTACGAAATGAGTGTGGCTATTCCAGCTGATCGCAGTGGCGATGCCGTGCTTTATAGCCGCTGGCAGCGTGTTGATGTGGTAGGAGAAGGGTTTTACAACTGTAGCGATATTGTGATTGAGCGCGACACAGTAACCCCAACGGATTGGTTTGCACTTGGTTACTTTGTACGCCAAGGGCAAAACGCAGTCGCAGGCGATAGCGTACATGTGCGTTTGTTTGATGCGACAGGCAACGAGGTTGTAAATCAGCTTTTTGCTGTAACTGCTGAAAACCAAGTCAATTGGCAAAGCAAGCTCGCTGAAAAGCTTAACCTTGATTACGCCAGCGAAATGCAAGTAGGCGTTAAAAACAGCACGGGCGAAATTGTATTTGATGATGCAAATTTAGCGTCTAATCAAGTGTTTGCGACGTCGAGTGACCACAGTTTTGCACTGTCTGTTATTAGTGCGCCAGAAAACACCGCACCTCAGGTACATCAAGTATCACCTGTGAGTATGGACGAAGGCACTGAAACGCTTGTGCATGTGCATGCGTTTGACGATGAAAACGACCCACTTACGTACCAATTTACGGTGCCAAGTGAGTTTACCTACTCAGTGGATGGCCCGAACTTAACACTGGTAGCGCCAAGCGTAACGGCAGCCAAAAACTTTACCGTAAATGTAACAGTGTCTGATGGCAAGTTATCAACGCCAGCAAGCTTTACTGTGACGGTAAACGATGTGGTTGTTAACCCTGATGTGCCGGCATGGGATGCTAACAAAGCCTATAACGCAGGTGAAAAAGCAAGCTACCAAGGCAAGATTTATAAAGCCAAATGGTGGGTAAAAGGTGAAACACCCGATACCAGCAACGCATGGGAGCTAGAAACACCCTCTCAAGGTGATGCTTGGCAAGTTGGTAAGGCTTATTCGGCAGGCGATACCGTAACTCACAACAGTCAAAAATACCAAGCACGTTGGTGGACGCAAGGCGAAGAGCCGGGCACAGCATCCGTGTGGCAACAACTTTAA